A stretch of Arctopsyche grandis isolate Sample6627 chromosome 9, ASM5162203v2, whole genome shotgun sequence DNA encodes these proteins:
- the CtsL1 gene encoding cathepsin L, protein MKFLIALSCLLAAAHAISFFEVVKEEWHTFKLTHAKKYESETEEKFRMKIFMENKHKIAKHNRMFELGKATFKQRLNKYGDMLHHEFISTLNGFNKSTSHKNLLRGTMSPGSTFISPANVQLAKSVDWRLKGAVTEVKDQGKCGSCWSFSATGSLEGQHYRKTGKLVSLSEQNLVDCSTAYGNNGCNGGLMDNAFRYVKDNGGIDTEKTYPYDALDESCKYNPKDSGATDSGFVDIPQGDEDKLKEALATVGPVSVAIDASQESFQFYHEGVYYEPNCSSENLDHGVLAVGYGTDETGQDYYIVKNSWGQTWGKDGYIQMARNKENHCGIASSASYPLV, encoded by the exons ATGAAGTTCCTCATCGCACTATCGTGCTTACTGGCTGCCGCCCATGCGATTTCGTTCTTCGAGGTGGTGAAAGAAGAGTGGCATACATTCAAG CTCACCCATGCGAAAAAGTACGAAAGCGAGACTGAAGAAAAATTCAGGATGAAGATTTTCATGGAAAATAAGCACAAAATCGCCAAACACAATAGAATGTTCGAATTGGGAAAAGCCACCTTCAAACAGAGGCTCAATAAATACGGTGATATGCTGCACCACGAGTTCATCTCCACTCTGAATGGCTTCAATAAGTCGACATCACA cAAAAACTTGTTAAGAGGTACTATGTCACCCGGATCTACCTTTATCTCTCCAGCTAACGTTCAATTAGCGAAGAGCGTCGATTGGAGACTTAAGGGagccgtcaccgaagtcaaggACCAGGGCAAATGCGGATCTTGCTGGTCATTCAGCGCC ACCGGCTCTTTGGAAGGACAACACTACAGGAAGACTGGCAAATTAGTTTCCCTTTCTGAACAGAACCTCGTCGACTGCTCGACTGCTTACGGAAACAACGGATGCAACGGCGGTTTGATGGATAACGCCTTCCGTTACGTCAAAGATAACGGTGGAATCGACACTGAAAAGACTTACCCTTACGATGCTTTGGATGAGAGCTGCAAGTACAATCCCAAAGACTCTGGAGCTACCGATAGCGGATTCGTCGACATTCCCCAAGGAGACGAAGATAAATTGAAAGAAGCTTTGGCTACAGTCGGGCCGGTCTCGGTCGCCATCGATGCTTCTCAAGAATCCTTCCAATTCTACCACGAGGGCGtttactacgaaccaaactgcAGCTCCGAGAACTTGGATCATGGT gtGTTGGCTGTCGGCTACGGCACCGATGAGACCGGTCAAGACTACTATATTGTGAAGAACTCTTGGGGTCAGACCTGGGGCAAAGACGGCTACATCCAAATGGCCAGAAACAAGGAGAATCACTGCGGCATCGCTTCGTCCGCATCCTATCCATTAGTTTAA
- the ND-B15 gene encoding NADH dehydrogenase (ubiquinone) B15 subunit, with product MADGRGSSVHVSPMDPQYGLPKRQVELLREQAVLRAQRRHEFIKQTTNPYRFATNEGGYVFDPAIQRFLSTKACQYDYFKSSPKPSWYGVAVIMPFFALGIAVWKERRDKEHSFRTGQVAYRDRLFKFV from the exons ATGGCGGACGGTCGAGGAAGCTCGGTTCACGTGAGCCCGATGGATCCGCAGTACGGGCTGCCGAAAAGACAAGTGGAGCTTCTGAGAGAACAGGCCGTGTTGAGGGCTCAGCGGCGACACGAATTCATTAAACAAACCACCAACCCTTACAGATTTGCGACCAACGAAGGCGGATATGTC TTTGATCCAGCCATTCAACGATTTCTGTCAACAAAAGCATGTCAATACGACTACTTCAAGTCTTCACCGAAACCATCTTGGTACGGAGTCGCCGTGATTATGCCATTTTTCGCCCTCGGAATCGCTGTGTGGAAGGAAAGGAGGGATAAAGAACACTCATTCAGAACCGGACAAGTAGCCTATCGCGATAGACTCTTCAAATTTGTCTGA